From the Pseudomonadota bacterium genome, the window AGCAACTGGCTCTTGAGCGCCTACGGCGACCTGTGGTGGAAGCTCTCGGTGATCATCTCGTGCGGCACCATCGCCGCCGCCATCATCCCCGAGCTCACCAAGGCCTTCACCTCCGCCTCCTCTCGCCACGTGGCCGAAGTCGTGTCGTCTTCCCGTGAAGGCGGCGCCTCGCTCAACGTTCTGGCCGGCATGGTCGCGGGCAACTTCAGCGCCTACTGGATGGGCATCATCATCGCCGGCCTGATGGGCGTGGCGTACTTCACCAGCACGCTCGGTCTCGACGCCATCATGATGTACCCCTCCGTGTTCGCCTACGGTCTCGTGGCCTTCGGTATGCTCGGCATGGGCCCCGTCACCATCGCGGTCGACTCGTACGGCCCCGTGACCGACAATGCCCAGTCGATCTATGAGCTCTCACTCATCGAGAACGTGCCGGATGTCGAGAACGTCATCGAGCGCGACTACGGCTTCAAGCCCGCCTTCGACAAGGCGAAGCACTACCTCGAGGCCAACGACGGCGCCGGGAACACGTTCAAGGCCACTGCAAAGCCGGTGCTCATCGGCACGGCCGTCGTGGGCGCTACCACCATGATCTTCTCGATCATCCTCAAGCTCGGCGAGCACATGGGCGGCGCCGACAAGGTGGCGGAAAGACTTTCGCTCGTCGACCCGATGGTGCTGCTCGGCCTCATCTGCGGCGGCGCCACCGTGTTCTGGTTCTGCGGCGCCTCGATGCAGGCCGTCGTGGCAGGCTCGTACAAAGCCGTCGAGTTCATCAAAGCCAACATCCGCCTCGACAACGTTGAAAAGGCTTCCATCGAAGACTCCAAGCGTGTGGTGGGAATCTGCACCGAGTACGCGCAGATGGGCATGATCAACATCTTCGGCGCCATCTTCTCGCTCACGCTCGCCTTTGCGTGCTTCAACCGCTTCTTCTTCATCGCGTATCTCGTGTCCATCGCCGTCTTCGGCCTGTACGAGGCCATCTACATGGCCAACGCCGGCGGTGCGTGGGACAACGCGAAGAAGGTCGTCGAGGTTGACCTCAAGGAGAAGGGCACCGAGCTCCACGCCGCCACCGTGGTGGGCGATACCGTGGGTGACCCCTACAAGGACACCTCCTCGGTGGCCCTCAACCCAGTCATCAAGTTCACCACGCTCTTCGGCCTGCTGGCCGCAGAGATGGCCATGGGCCTGGAGAAAGAGGGCTCTGTCAACTACGGCATCGCCATCTTCTTCTTCGTCGTGGCCTGCGCGTTCGTGTACCGCAGCTTCTACGGCATGCGCATCGTGAGTGCGAAGAAGT encodes:
- a CDS encoding sodium-translocating pyrophosphatase, with the protein product MKPLILGLLSALLMVANALPSFASEAELNLPDITSQFGGVSGKSLLMFGLLICLAGFAFGLMQFMQVKNMPVHPSMAEMSELIYETCKTYMLTQGKFLGMLWVGIAVIMAIYFKGEGVATVALILGMSVLGILGSYSVAWFGCRMNTYANSRTAFASLRGKPYNVYAVPLQAGMSIGVLLISLELIMMLVILLFIPKELAGACFVGFAIGESLGASALRICGGIFTKIADIGSDLMKIVFNIKEDDARNPGVIADCTGDNAGDSVGPTADGFETYGVTGVALISFIALAAGKTMGAGLPGGMTQASIQSDLLVWIFVMRIMMILTSIVSYFFNELVLTKPKYANADTMDFEHPLTVLVWLTSILSIVVTFGVSNWLLSAYGDLWWKLSVIISCGTIAAAIIPELTKAFTSASSRHVAEVVSSSREGGASLNVLAGMVAGNFSAYWMGIIIAGLMGVAYFTSTLGLDAIMMYPSVFAYGLVAFGMLGMGPVTIAVDSYGPVTDNAQSIYELSLIENVPDVENVIERDYGFKPAFDKAKHYLEANDGAGNTFKATAKPVLIGTAVVGATTMIFSIILKLGEHMGGADKVAERLSLVDPMVLLGLICGGATVFWFCGASMQAVVAGSYKAVEFIKANIRLDNVEKASIEDSKRVVGICTEYAQMGMINIFGAIFSLTLAFACFNRFFFIAYLVSIAVFGLYEAIYMANAGGAWDNAKKVVEVDLKEKGTELHAATVVGDTVGDPYKDTSSVALNPVIKFTTLFGLLAAEMAMGLEKEGSVNYGIAIFFFVVACAFVYRSFYGMRIVSAKK